In the Clostridium beijerinckii genome, one interval contains:
- a CDS encoding branched-chain amino acid ABC transporter permease: protein MEFLQQIINGLALGSVYALLALGYTMVYGIIQLINFAHGEIYMIGAFSGFYCASTLKLPLIPTLLVAMAVSALSGIIIEKIAYKPLRNSPRIALLITAIGVSLFLQNAMRLLVGSNPKPFPDLINAGSINIGTIQIDIKTILMFGVSAFLVVLLQFIVYKTKVGKAMRASSQDMEAASLMGINVNNTISLTFAIGSALAGIAGVLVAISYPSITPYMGAMPGLKAFVAAVLGGIGSIPGALVGGIAIGLLETFAKAYISTNFSDAIVFAILIIILLIKPSGLLGKKTNVKV from the coding sequence ATGGAATTTTTACAACAAATCATTAACGGTTTAGCGTTAGGTAGCGTATATGCCCTCCTAGCATTAGGATATACAATGGTATATGGAATAATACAGTTAATAAATTTTGCTCATGGTGAGATTTATATGATAGGAGCCTTTTCAGGCTTCTATTGTGCTTCAACATTAAAATTGCCATTAATTCCAACATTATTAGTTGCTATGGCAGTTTCAGCATTATCTGGAATAATTATAGAGAAAATTGCTTATAAGCCTTTAAGAAATTCTCCAAGAATTGCTTTGCTTATTACAGCTATTGGTGTTTCTTTATTCCTACAGAATGCTATGAGATTATTAGTTGGATCTAATCCAAAACCATTTCCGGATTTAATTAATGCTGGGAGTATTAATATAGGAACTATTCAAATTGATATAAAGACAATATTAATGTTTGGAGTTTCTGCTTTTCTAGTTGTTTTACTACAATTTATTGTTTATAAAACTAAAGTTGGAAAAGCCATGAGAGCCTCTTCTCAAGATATGGAAGCAGCTTCTCTTATGGGTATAAATGTTAATAATACTATTTCTCTTACTTTTGCAATAGGTTCAGCCTTAGCTGGTATAGCTGGAGTTTTAGTTGCGATATCTTACCCTAGTATCACTCCTTATATGGGAGCTATGCCTGGACTTAAAGCTTTTGTTGCTGCAGTACTTGGTGGAATTGGAAGTATACCTGGAGCCCTTGTTGGTGGAATTGCTATAGGATTACTTGAAACTTTTGCTAAAGCTTATATTTCAACTAACTTCTCAGATGCAATAGTATTTGCAATTTTAATTATAATACTTTTAATTAAGCCTTCTGGTCTATTAGGTAAAAAGACCAATGTGAAAGTGTAG